CGACCGGCCGTTTGTAGCCGGGTCTGGAACACGGCCCCGTCGAGGGAAGGGTCGTTGGCATACTCCAGGGCCTGGCGATTGGTACTGTCGATTTCGTCAAAACGAAAATGCTGGGAGCCGATTTTCATGCCGTCGCTTCGTCCGAAAAATCTCAATCTAGCTGGTAGGGGCTACCGGCAGCTTCCTCGTGGCGAATCTCGTCCACCGCTTCCTTGCGACCCCAGCCTTTATACAGCCGGTTGGCGGCATTGAAGACCAGACCCTGGACGTTCCCAACGTTTTTGTAGGCGTGCACCACACCCTTGGGCACTATGAGCGCGAACGGGTTATCTGCGCCGACTACGCGAACGTCGCGCTTTCCGTAAGTGGGAGAATCTTTGCGGGCATCCCAAAGGTAGACTTTGAAATTTGAAGGCCCATAGAAGCAAAAATAGTCCGCCTGGTCGATATGCTCGTGCGGCCCACGGCTGATACCCGGTTCCGTCATGGAGATATAGGCCATGACCGGATGAAATTCCGTGGGAATGTCATCGTGGCGGAACAGTTCGCACAACCAGCCTCGATGGTCCTTGAAATGGGTCAGTTTCTTCCAGACGATGTCTTTGATCTCGCCATCGGTAAATTGCATAGTGTTTCTGCTGCAAAGGTTGCGTAAATGGCCCAGGCCGTGCCGAGCGCGTCTTTTAGGAAATAATACGTTAGCTTTTCAGCTCAAGAAGAGAAAATAGCCGATTATGACCAGCGTGACCAGTAAACCGGCCAAAAGACCGATCAATCCGAAGAAAAAATAGCCTGCCACCATCATCGGGGCGGAGACCCCCAGAAGCAGATATTCTTCGGTTCCGAACTCGAAGCGCTCCCAGCGGGTGAGGCTTTGCTGCCGATCGACCTGTTCCTCGTTGCGTTCTTCGTGAATTTCTTCACGGGTGGGCAGTTCCAGGCCAAATCCGCTCAAGCCGGGCAAATTTCCTACCGAATTCCGGGCCCTAACCAAAAATT
The genomic region above belongs to Telmatocola sphagniphila and contains:
- a CDS encoding dTDP-4-dehydrorhamnose 3,5-epimerase family protein, yielding MQFTDGEIKDIVWKKLTHFKDHRGWLCELFRHDDIPTEFHPVMAYISMTEPGISRGPHEHIDQADYFCFYGPSNFKVYLWDARKDSPTYGKRDVRVVGADNPFALIVPKGVVHAYKNVGNVQGLVFNAANRLYKGWGRKEAVDEIRHEEAAGSPYQLD
- a CDS encoding NfeD family protein gives rise to the protein MPITIGELGQTIGPLRPGGVICVSGRRFPARSVEGFLEAGSWVIVTGSDNFEFLVRARNSVGNLPGLSGFGLELPTREEIHEERNEEQVDRQQSLTRWERFEFGTEEYLLLGVSAPMMVAGYFFFGLIGLLAGLLVTLVIIGYFLFLS